One Synechococcus sp. JA-2-3B'a(2-13) genomic window carries:
- a CDS encoding cytochrome b6-f complex subunit PetM, translating into MAGEIFTTAGLCIVLTLVGVALGYGILRVTQGGAE; encoded by the coding sequence ATGGCTGGCGAGATCTTCACCACTGCTGGACTCTGCATTGTGCTGACCCTGGTGGGCGTGGCACTTGGATATGGGATCCTGAGGGTGACCCAAGGGGGGGCAGAGTAA
- a CDS encoding ketopantoate reductase family protein, with translation MKICIVGAGAVGSHLAICLARSGFPVSVVARGAHLQAIRTQGLKLIRQGDPSQTWVERLTATDDPAALGPQDWLIVTVKAHSLPQLAPRLGSLCGPDTPIVIAQNGIPWWYFYRHGGEFEGHSLTSVDPEGVIAAHLPIERVIGCVVYIAVQLAEPGVVLHTGGGRYILGEPDGSLSGRLQSLAAIFEQAQLSTTLTSQIRAEIWQKLWGNAAFNPISALTRAAQDEIAQYPPTRALVRSVMREVEAVAQALGIRLPVSLEERLEDAARVGSHRTSMLQDVELGRRTEIEAIVGAITELGRLVGVPTPHLDTLYACVKLLERSL, from the coding sequence ATGAAGATTTGTATCGTTGGCGCTGGGGCGGTGGGAAGTCACTTGGCCATATGCCTGGCTCGGTCTGGCTTTCCCGTCAGTGTCGTGGCCCGTGGAGCTCACCTGCAGGCCATCCGCACCCAAGGTCTGAAGCTCATCCGGCAGGGGGATCCCTCCCAAACCTGGGTAGAGCGGTTGACAGCCACCGACGATCCGGCTGCCCTGGGCCCACAGGACTGGCTGATAGTGACGGTCAAGGCCCACAGCTTGCCGCAGCTTGCCCCTCGACTGGGATCCCTGTGTGGCCCCGACACCCCCATTGTGATTGCCCAGAATGGTATCCCCTGGTGGTACTTCTACCGGCATGGCGGCGAGTTTGAGGGGCATTCCCTGACTTCCGTGGATCCAGAAGGGGTTATCGCTGCTCATTTGCCGATAGAGCGGGTGATTGGCTGTGTGGTGTACATTGCCGTGCAGTTGGCAGAGCCGGGAGTGGTCTTGCACACAGGGGGTGGGCGCTACATTCTGGGGGAGCCGGATGGATCCCTGTCAGGACGGCTGCAGTCCTTGGCCGCCATCTTTGAACAGGCGCAGCTTTCCACCACTCTCACCTCGCAGATTCGGGCCGAGATCTGGCAGAAACTGTGGGGCAATGCCGCCTTCAATCCCATCAGCGCCCTCACCCGGGCTGCTCAAGATGAGATCGCTCAGTACCCACCCACCCGTGCTTTGGTTCGGTCGGTGATGCGGGAAGTTGAGGCTGTAGCCCAAGCTCTGGGGATCCGGCTGCCGGTCTCTTTGGAAGAGCGGCTAGAAGATGCAGCCCGCGTGGGATCCCATCGCACCTCGATGCTGCAGGATGTTGAGCTGGGGCGACGGACGGAGATCGAGGCCATTGTGGGAGCCATCACCGAGTTGGGGCGTTTGGTGGGGGTGCCCACTCCCCATTTGGATACTCTGTATGCTTGCGTCAAGCTGCTGGAGCGCTCTCTTTAG
- a CDS encoding SDR family oxidoreductase, with product MMLENSIVLITGASSGIGAACATLFARSGARLILVARRQDRLQELAGELQQAYGTPSYLLALDVRDGAAVQQALQSLPSPWANIDILVNNAGLSRGLDKLHMGALQDWEEMIDTNLKGLLYVTRAVLPGMVERGRGHVVNIGSIAGRQTYPGGAVYCASKAAVRAISEGLKLDLLGTPIRVTEIQPGLVETEFSQVRFRGDRARAAAVYQGLTPLTAMDVAEVVVFAATRPPHVNISEILLVPTDQASTTLVHRR from the coding sequence ATGATGCTTGAAAACTCCATCGTGCTCATCACCGGAGCCAGTAGCGGCATTGGGGCCGCTTGTGCCACCCTTTTTGCCCGTTCTGGAGCCCGCCTGATTCTGGTGGCCCGCCGTCAGGATCGGCTGCAGGAACTGGCTGGGGAATTGCAGCAGGCTTACGGCACTCCTTCCTACCTGCTGGCTTTGGATGTGCGGGATGGGGCAGCCGTGCAGCAGGCGCTTCAATCTTTGCCCTCGCCGTGGGCCAACATCGACATCTTGGTCAACAATGCAGGTTTAAGTCGTGGCTTGGACAAGCTCCACATGGGGGCCTTGCAAGACTGGGAAGAGATGATCGATACCAACCTCAAGGGTCTGCTCTATGTTACCCGCGCCGTTTTGCCCGGCATGGTGGAGCGAGGTCGAGGCCATGTGGTGAACATCGGCTCCATTGCCGGTCGGCAGACCTACCCAGGTGGCGCTGTGTATTGCGCTTCCAAGGCCGCCGTGCGGGCCATCTCCGAGGGGCTGAAGCTGGATTTACTGGGCACCCCCATTCGCGTCACCGAGATTCAGCCGGGCCTGGTGGAAACCGAGTTCAGCCAAGTGCGCTTCCGTGGGGATCGCGCCCGTGCGGCAGCAGTGTATCAGGGCCTCACCCCCTTGACGGCGATGGATGTGGCTGAAGTGGTGGTGTTTGCGGCAACCCGTCCCCCCCACGTGAACATCAGCGAGATCTTGCTTGTGCCCACCGACCAAGCCAGTACCACCCTCGTACATCGTCGATAA
- a CDS encoding sensor histidine kinase yields MGLEAGILIGLGIGLLCTLLLLWQSRRRFSRELQRLGSLVHLAMPLHSLEQMLSLLSRYLRQQDLDWANQKQQLQNWQYLSQRLPWGYLRVDENNVVLECNPTAQRLLRISQWQPGIKLLLEWVRSYELDQLIEATRRQETAAPVQSREWIFYPSGGDGKPIPLRAWGLLLPQAHVAIFLEDRLEAKMLAQQRDRWASDVAHELKTPLTSIRLLAETLQSRVDAAQAVWVERLLNETLRLSHLVQDLLELSALNLGAASRSQWRWVDLASLVQEAWQSVEPLAKPRHQELHLSGLSQIYLWGDEQRLYRLILNLLDNAVKYGKPDSPIHVVLSEQGSQVQLEVYDHGPGLPEDQFELVFQPFYRTDTARARSKGGTGLGLAIVRQIVEVHGGTIQLRNHPQTGGLWVQVELPRKHLDPL; encoded by the coding sequence ATGGGACTGGAAGCCGGGATCCTGATCGGGTTGGGAATCGGTTTGCTTTGCACGTTGCTCCTGCTGTGGCAAAGTCGGCGTCGTTTCAGCCGCGAATTGCAACGGTTGGGATCCCTGGTGCATCTGGCCATGCCCCTCCACTCCCTGGAACAGATGCTCAGCTTGCTCAGCCGTTATCTTCGCCAACAAGATCTGGATTGGGCCAACCAAAAACAGCAACTGCAAAACTGGCAATACCTGAGTCAGCGGCTCCCTTGGGGATATCTGCGGGTAGACGAAAACAACGTGGTGCTGGAGTGCAATCCTACCGCCCAGCGCCTGCTGCGCATCAGCCAATGGCAGCCGGGCATCAAGCTCTTGCTGGAATGGGTGCGCTCCTATGAGTTGGATCAGCTCATCGAGGCTACCCGCCGACAGGAGACCGCTGCTCCTGTCCAAAGTCGCGAATGGATTTTCTACCCTTCCGGTGGGGATGGCAAACCGATTCCGCTGCGGGCTTGGGGGTTGCTCCTGCCGCAAGCGCACGTGGCCATTTTTTTAGAAGACCGGCTGGAAGCAAAAATGCTGGCCCAACAGCGGGATCGCTGGGCTTCGGATGTGGCTCACGAGCTGAAAACCCCCCTCACCTCCATTCGCTTGCTGGCCGAAACTTTACAAAGCCGGGTCGATGCCGCTCAAGCAGTCTGGGTGGAACGATTGCTAAATGAAACTCTGCGCCTGAGCCATTTGGTTCAAGACTTGCTCGAACTCAGCGCCCTCAATTTGGGAGCCGCATCCCGCTCTCAGTGGCGCTGGGTGGATCTGGCAAGTCTGGTGCAGGAAGCCTGGCAAAGTGTAGAGCCGTTGGCCAAGCCTCGACACCAGGAACTGCACCTGAGCGGATTGTCCCAGATTTACCTCTGGGGAGATGAGCAACGCCTATACCGCCTCATCCTCAATCTCTTGGACAACGCCGTCAAGTATGGCAAGCCCGACTCTCCTATCCATGTGGTGCTTTCGGAGCAGGGATCCCAGGTGCAGTTAGAGGTGTACGACCACGGCCCCGGCCTGCCAGAAGATCAATTTGAGTTGGTCTTTCAGCCCTTTTACCGCACCGACACTGCGCGGGCCCGCAGCAAAGGCGGAACCGGCCTAGGGCTGGCAATTGTGCGACAAATTGTCGAAGTTCACGGGGGCACCATCCAACTGCGCAATCACCCGCAAACCGGTGGGCTGTGGGTTCAGGTGGAACTGCCCCGGAAGCACCTGGATCCCTTGTGA
- a CDS encoding helix-turn-helix domain-containing protein — MGTDYHSADLLSERELQVIELIAAGLTNQDIAERLEISKRTVDNHISNILSKTRTANRVALVRWALQWGKICLDQVNCCTLVDDKIA, encoded by the coding sequence ATGGGTACTGACTATCATTCCGCGGACTTGTTGTCCGAACGGGAACTGCAAGTCATCGAGTTGATTGCGGCAGGACTGACCAATCAGGACATTGCGGAACGCTTAGAGATCAGCAAACGCACCGTTGACAATCACATCAGCAACATTTTGAGCAAGACCCGAACGGCAAATCGGGTGGCCTTAGTACGCTGGGCCTTGCAATGGGGAAAGATTTGCCTGGATCAGGTAAACTGCTGCACTTTGGTCGATGACAAAATTGCTTAG
- a CDS encoding acyl-CoA desaturase, translated as MTTSFSRQSLNHPAPLIQPEPQESFRFAWEHVLFFAIFHVVALVGGIFFFSWPALGVALFLHWCFGSLGICLGYHRLLSHRSFQVPKWLEYVFTTLGALAVQGGPIFWVGGHRQHHAFTEDEEKDPYSARKGFWWSHILWLIYHREEFFNPEKYSAFAPDLARDPFYRWLDRYALLLQLPLAAILYLLGGWSFVVYGIFVRTVLLLHCTWLINSASHFWGYRTFESNDNARNLWWAAILTYGEGWHNNHHADPKCVKAGLRWWEIDMTYWAIWLLARLGLARKLHLPAQGQAAR; from the coding sequence ATGACCACTTCTTTTTCTCGCCAATCGCTGAATCATCCCGCTCCGCTCATTCAGCCCGAGCCCCAAGAGTCCTTTCGGTTTGCTTGGGAACATGTGCTCTTCTTTGCCATCTTTCACGTGGTGGCTTTGGTGGGAGGCATTTTCTTCTTCTCCTGGCCCGCTCTGGGAGTAGCCCTATTTCTCCACTGGTGTTTCGGCAGCTTAGGCATCTGCTTGGGGTACCACCGCCTGCTCAGCCATCGTAGTTTCCAGGTGCCCAAGTGGCTGGAATATGTCTTCACGACTCTCGGTGCCCTGGCCGTTCAAGGGGGGCCGATCTTTTGGGTGGGCGGCCATCGTCAGCACCACGCCTTCACCGAAGACGAGGAGAAGGATCCCTATTCTGCTCGTAAGGGCTTTTGGTGGAGCCACATACTCTGGCTGATCTACCACCGCGAAGAATTTTTCAACCCTGAGAAGTATTCTGCCTTTGCGCCGGACTTGGCTCGGGATCCCTTCTACCGCTGGCTGGATAGGTACGCCCTGCTTCTGCAGCTGCCATTGGCCGCGATACTCTACCTGCTGGGAGGCTGGTCATTCGTCGTGTACGGTATCTTTGTGCGGACAGTGCTGCTACTGCATTGCACCTGGTTAATCAACTCGGCCAGCCACTTCTGGGGTTACCGGACTTTCGAGAGCAATGACAATGCTCGTAACCTTTGGTGGGCGGCCATTCTAACCTATGGTGAAGGCTGGCACAACAACCATCATGCCGACCCGAAGTGCGTTAAGGCCGGTTTGCGTTGGTGGGAGATCGACATGACCTACTGGGCCATTTGGCTGTTGGCGAGATTGGGCCTGGCTCGTAAGCTGCACCTGCCTGCCCAAGGCCAAGCTGCTCGCTGA
- a CDS encoding acyl-CoA--6-aminopenicillanic acid acyltransferase produces the protein MFPILHLQGDPQQRGQQYGSQAAPLIRHSIASYARQFAHRCGLTWQQAQAQAEGSLPWLERHVPHLLEEIQGIAAGSGFRFAEILALNLRTEILSRSVVGGSHLDCAAALEHNLQNGVPQHPADPAHEFKGIDLIDPAQANPDGGECTTLAALPQVTSTHHTYLAQTWDWIGEQRRACVLLCVRSDNHPAYLTLTEAGILAKIGLNRAGLAVALNLLRSTLDGQTEGMPVHLLLRLLLECEEWQQAVERVGSYPYTASSCVSVAGITGQATGLQPAKATSFEISPRGIGLHLPQGGILAHTNHFLDPALREDGCPPHTGSSTRLERAYHLLRQSAQTGTLEAVTLQKILQDRTNAPHCICRYPDPHLPVWDRTESVAAVVMDLNQQILHVAPNIPDHVEFVPISGIF, from the coding sequence ATGTTCCCCATTCTTCATCTGCAGGGGGATCCCCAACAACGAGGCCAACAGTATGGATCCCAGGCGGCTCCCCTCATTCGCCACAGCATTGCTAGTTACGCCCGCCAATTTGCCCACCGCTGTGGTCTCACCTGGCAGCAGGCCCAGGCCCAAGCAGAGGGATCCCTGCCCTGGCTAGAGCGCCACGTGCCCCACCTGCTGGAAGAAATCCAAGGAATTGCCGCGGGGAGTGGCTTTCGTTTCGCCGAGATTCTGGCCCTCAATTTGCGCACCGAGATTTTATCCAGATCGGTTGTCGGTGGATCCCATCTCGACTGCGCCGCTGCTCTGGAACACAATCTCCAAAACGGGGTGCCCCAGCACCCAGCGGATCCTGCTCATGAATTCAAGGGGATTGATCTCATCGATCCAGCCCAAGCCAACCCGGATGGGGGAGAATGCACCACCCTGGCGGCCTTGCCCCAGGTTACCTCCACCCACCACACCTACTTGGCCCAAACCTGGGATTGGATCGGGGAGCAGCGCAGGGCCTGTGTGCTGTTGTGCGTTCGCTCCGATAACCACCCTGCCTACCTCACCCTGACCGAAGCTGGGATCCTGGCCAAAATCGGCCTCAACCGAGCAGGGTTGGCCGTGGCCCTCAACCTCTTGCGCTCTACCCTAGATGGGCAAACCGAGGGAATGCCGGTGCATCTGCTGTTGCGCTTATTGTTGGAGTGCGAGGAGTGGCAGCAGGCTGTAGAGAGGGTGGGATCCTACCCCTACACCGCCTCCTCTTGTGTCAGCGTTGCCGGTATTACAGGACAGGCGACAGGCCTACAGCCCGCTAAGGCGACCAGCTTTGAAATCAGTCCACGAGGAATTGGCCTGCATCTCCCTCAAGGAGGGATCCTCGCCCACACCAATCATTTCCTGGATCCGGCCTTGCGAGAAGATGGCTGCCCCCCCCACACAGGATCCTCCACAAGGCTAGAACGGGCCTATCATTTGCTTCGCCAGAGCGCTCAAACCGGAACCCTAGAGGCGGTCACTCTTCAAAAAATCCTACAGGACCGGACGAATGCCCCCCACTGCATCTGCCGCTATCCGGATCCCCATCTGCCCGTCTGGGATCGCACCGAAAGCGTAGCGGCTGTGGTGATGGATCTGAACCAACAAATCCTGCATGTGGCCCCCAACATTCCCGATCACGTGGAGTTTGTACCGATTTCCGGGATTTTCTAG
- a CDS encoding rhodanese-like domain-containing protein translates to MSSSIRSITPQQMAQYLQDPEAGPLQLIDVREPAELELVNLNALGFRNYPLSRYEEWRERILTELDPDQPTFVLCHHGLRSAQMSRWLQANGFTQVHNISGGIHAWACEVDPSLPTY, encoded by the coding sequence ATGTCCTCTTCCATCCGCTCCATTACACCACAACAGATGGCCCAATACCTACAGGATCCCGAGGCCGGCCCTCTGCAATTGATCGATGTGCGGGAACCGGCAGAGCTGGAGCTGGTGAATTTAAATGCCCTGGGCTTTCGCAACTACCCCTTGAGCCGGTACGAGGAATGGAGGGAACGGATCCTCACAGAGCTGGATCCAGATCAGCCAACTTTTGTGCTCTGCCATCATGGCCTCCGCTCTGCTCAGATGAGCCGGTGGCTACAGGCCAACGGGTTCACTCAGGTTCATAACATCAGCGGCGGCATTCACGCTTGGGCTTGTGAGGTGGATCCCTCCCTGCCCACCTATTGA
- a CDS encoding right-handed parallel beta-helix repeat-containing protein — protein sequence MLPLLAGVALGCGGGGGSSPPLPPPGGGPIILRVDPASGPFTKLADAVAEAQRLQTATAGLEVLIEILGTGRETLQSNLALDGGDGTNGGRIRITSSTAYEILTGLFDVIVASQTSLQGVDVVLGGGRVQVNNGTFQPRKVTLNDPRSNILVNGNAAVLEGALNQLAEILCQQFLDPCVQISGNGRVSRVSPIVSKTGGVGIGTVPGSSPILENNTILLQALGALAVRYGDNSGGIFRNNQIEGDPPTAGAGLVLQARQAGTSGTTGIQLDGAGSIPSIQSNRIGVGRIAGSVGIRILQGTQARTISGNTFLARGEGVGVAIQAAPGTPDAVVAAYLAGNTFQGNFAQRVTGEPAPIPAPAPTPTETPTPTPAPTPSPTPTPPVLGTGPIQVTLSWNTIDDLNLYVTDPTKQTVFFNNRIVPSGGRLDVDANADCVAVTQNAVENVFWASTPPSGPYFIEVRLFRRCSQSTAPIPFTVTVRKSGNVAQTFSGLATSPGLAGRFTFSFP from the coding sequence TTGCTGCCTCTGTTGGCGGGGGTTGCCCTCGGCTGTGGGGGTGGCGGCGGCAGTTCTCCACCTCTTCCTCCGCCAGGTGGCGGGCCCATCATCCTGAGAGTGGATCCGGCCAGTGGCCCCTTTACCAAACTGGCAGACGCAGTTGCAGAGGCGCAGCGACTTCAGACTGCCACAGCCGGCCTGGAGGTGCTGATCGAGATTTTGGGGACGGGCAGGGAAACTTTGCAAAGCAACCTGGCCCTGGATGGCGGCGATGGCACCAACGGCGGTCGCATTCGCATCACCAGCTCCACCGCCTATGAGATCCTGACCGGGCTCTTTGACGTGATTGTAGCCAGCCAAACCAGCCTGCAGGGGGTAGATGTGGTGCTGGGGGGTGGACGGGTGCAGGTGAACAACGGCACTTTTCAGCCGCGCAAGGTCACCCTCAACGACCCTCGCTCCAACATCTTGGTCAACGGCAATGCTGCGGTTCTAGAGGGAGCCTTGAACCAATTGGCCGAGATTTTGTGCCAGCAATTTTTGGATCCCTGTGTGCAGATCTCTGGGAATGGCCGGGTCAGCCGTGTCTCGCCGATTGTCAGTAAAACGGGTGGGGTGGGCATAGGCACTGTGCCGGGCAGCAGTCCCATCCTTGAAAACAACACAATTCTCCTGCAGGCTTTGGGGGCTTTGGCCGTTCGCTATGGTGACAACTCCGGCGGGATCTTCCGCAACAACCAAATCGAAGGGGATCCACCCACGGCTGGAGCCGGCTTGGTACTGCAGGCGCGGCAAGCAGGTACGAGTGGCACTACCGGGATTCAGCTGGATGGGGCAGGCTCAATTCCATCCATTCAATCCAACCGGATCGGCGTGGGCAGGATAGCCGGCAGTGTCGGCATTCGTATTTTGCAGGGAACCCAGGCCCGCACCATTTCCGGGAATACGTTCCTAGCTCGGGGCGAGGGCGTAGGAGTGGCAATTCAGGCGGCCCCCGGCACCCCAGATGCGGTAGTCGCAGCCTACCTGGCTGGCAATACTTTCCAAGGAAACTTTGCTCAGAGGGTCACTGGGGAACCTGCGCCCATCCCAGCTCCTGCACCGACGCCGACGGAAACGCCCACGCCAACTCCTGCACCGACACCCTCTCCCACCCCCACACCTCCAGTATTGGGCACCGGCCCCATTCAAGTTACCTTGAGTTGGAACACCATCGATGACCTTAACCTGTATGTTACGGATCCCACGAAGCAGACCGTGTTTTTTAACAACCGAATTGTCCCTTCTGGAGGACGGCTGGATGTGGATGCCAATGCCGACTGTGTTGCCGTAACCCAAAATGCTGTGGAGAATGTCTTTTGGGCTTCCACCCCGCCCTCAGGGCCATACTTCATCGAGGTGAGATTGTTCCGGCGCTGCTCCCAATCAACTGCTCCCATTCCCTTTACCGTAACGGTTCGCAAGAGCGGAAACGTCGCGCAGACTTTTAGCGGCTTGGCCACATCCCCTGGCTTGGCGGGTAGGTTTACGTTTTCCTTCCCCTGA
- the ndhI gene encoding NAD(P)H-quinone oxidoreductase subunit I, whose amino-acid sequence MTFLKRVKEYVGDAFRAAKYIGQGMGVVFDHMGRRPVTVQYPFEKLIPSERFRGRIHFEFDKCIACEICVRVCPIDLPVVDWAYNPELKKKELYSYSIDFGVCIFCANCVEFCPTNCLSVTEDYELATYDRHDLNYHQVAMGRLPSKVTEDPMVTPLREFAYLPKGVIDPHDLPAGSQRAGKRPEEILAEMRAAKAAKEAEAKAAKAAAE is encoded by the coding sequence ATGACGTTTCTCAAGCGTGTCAAAGAATATGTGGGCGATGCCTTCCGAGCCGCCAAGTACATCGGCCAAGGGATGGGGGTTGTCTTCGACCACATGGGCCGGCGCCCGGTAACCGTGCAATACCCCTTCGAAAAGCTGATCCCCTCTGAGCGCTTTCGGGGACGCATCCACTTCGAGTTTGATAAGTGTATTGCCTGCGAGATCTGCGTTCGGGTTTGCCCCATTGATCTGCCAGTGGTGGATTGGGCCTACAACCCAGAGCTGAAGAAAAAGGAGCTCTACAGCTACAGCATTGATTTTGGGGTGTGCATTTTCTGTGCCAATTGTGTGGAGTTTTGCCCCACCAATTGTCTCTCGGTAACCGAGGATTATGAGTTGGCTACTTACGACCGCCATGACCTCAACTACCACCAAGTGGCGATGGGCCGTCTGCCCTCTAAAGTTACCGAAGACCCGATGGTGACCCCCTTGCGAGAATTTGCCTATCTGCCCAAAGGGGTAATCGATCCCCACGACTTACCTGCTGGATCCCAGCGGGCTGGCAAACGACCGGAGGAGATTCTGGCGGAAATGAGAGCGGCCAAAGCTGCTAAGGAAGCCGAAGCGAAAGCAGCCAAGGCTGCTGCGGAATAG
- the nuoH gene encoding NADH-quinone oxidoreductase subunit NuoH, with product MTNAGIDLQLGFETALQNLGLGAGAAHALWMPLPMLLLIIAATLGVMVMTWLERKISAAAQQRIGPNMAGPQGVLIPIADGIKLLTKEDVLPILADPVLFTLGPILVFLPVFLCYLVVPFGQNLLISNIAIGVFFLIAISSVQPIGLLMSGYGSNNKYSLLGGLRAAAQSISYELPLALSVLAVVLMSNGLDTVGIVEQQSGLGILSWNVWRQPIGFVIFLISALAETERIPFDLPEAEEELVAGYQTEYSGMKFALFYLGSYANLLLASLIAAVLYLGGWSFVVPVETIAALAGIPLDNPFLQIGAAALGIVMTMVKAFIFIFLAILLRWTLPRVRIDQLLDLGWKFLLPVSFVNLLLTAALKLAFPTFFGG from the coding sequence ATGACAAACGCTGGTATCGACCTACAACTTGGCTTCGAGACTGCCCTACAGAACCTAGGCTTGGGAGCAGGTGCAGCCCATGCCCTCTGGATGCCCCTGCCCATGTTGCTGCTGATCATCGCCGCCACCTTGGGGGTGATGGTCATGACTTGGCTGGAGCGAAAAATCTCGGCAGCAGCCCAACAGCGGATTGGCCCCAACATGGCCGGCCCTCAGGGGGTGCTGATCCCGATTGCCGATGGCATCAAGCTGCTGACCAAAGAAGATGTTCTGCCCATCTTGGCCGACCCAGTCTTGTTTACGCTGGGGCCGATATTGGTTTTCCTGCCCGTCTTTTTGTGCTACCTGGTGGTTCCCTTTGGCCAGAACCTATTGATCTCTAACATTGCCATTGGCGTGTTCTTCCTGATCGCCATCTCCAGCGTGCAACCCATCGGTTTGTTAATGTCGGGCTACGGTTCCAATAACAAGTACTCCTTGCTGGGTGGGCTACGAGCGGCAGCTCAATCGATCAGCTACGAACTGCCGCTGGCCCTGTCGGTGTTGGCCGTGGTGTTGATGAGCAACGGTCTGGACACGGTGGGGATCGTCGAACAGCAGAGTGGCCTGGGCATCTTGAGCTGGAACGTCTGGCGGCAGCCCATTGGCTTTGTGATTTTCTTGATCTCGGCTCTGGCGGAAACGGAGCGGATCCCGTTCGACTTGCCGGAAGCAGAAGAAGAGCTGGTAGCCGGTTACCAAACGGAGTACTCCGGCATGAAGTTTGCCCTCTTTTATCTGGGATCCTACGCCAACTTGCTGCTGGCTTCTCTGATTGCGGCAGTGCTGTACTTGGGGGGTTGGTCGTTTGTGGTGCCGGTGGAAACGATTGCTGCACTTGCCGGGATTCCTTTGGATAACCCTTTCTTGCAGATCGGCGCGGCGGCCTTAGGCATTGTCATGACGATGGTCAAAGCTTTTATCTTCATCTTCTTGGCCATCCTGCTGCGCTGGACCTTGCCGCGGGTGCGCATTGACCAACTGCTGGACTTGGGGTGGAAGTTTTTGCTGCCCGTATCCTTTGTTAACTTGCTGCTGACGGCAGCCCTAAAGCTCGCCTTCCCCACCTTTTTTGGGGGTTGA
- a CDS encoding NAD(P)H-quinone oxidoreductase subunit H, with protein sequence MPMIETRTDRMLLNFGPHHPSMHGVLRLLVTLDGENIVDCEPVIGYLHRGMEKIAENRTVVQYLPYVSRWDYGAGMFNEAITVNAVEKLAGISVPRRASYLRVIMLELTRITNHLLWFGPFLADLGAQTPFLYAMREREWILDLFEAVTGMRLINNNYFRVGGVAVDLPYGWTEKCLDFCEYFLPKVDEYERLVTDNPIFRRRLEGVGAISKQDAINWGLSGPMLRACGVNWDLRKVDHYECYDDFDWEVAVYPEGDCLARYRVRMKEMRESCKIVQQAVKALPGGPFENLEAKRMLEGPKSEWNKGDYQFISKKPSANFKIPKGEAYVRVESAKGELGIYIVGDDNVCPWRWKIRPPGFVNLQVLPQLIRGMKVADMIAILGSIDIIMGEVDR encoded by the coding sequence ATGCCCATGATCGAGACCCGTACCGACCGGATGTTGCTCAACTTTGGGCCGCACCATCCCTCTATGCATGGGGTTTTGCGTTTGCTGGTCACCCTAGATGGCGAAAACATCGTCGATTGCGAACCGGTGATCGGCTACTTGCACCGCGGCATGGAGAAAATCGCCGAAAACCGCACGGTGGTGCAATACCTGCCCTACGTCTCCCGTTGGGACTACGGGGCCGGCATGTTTAACGAGGCCATTACCGTCAATGCCGTTGAGAAACTGGCCGGGATCAGCGTGCCCAGACGGGCAAGCTACCTACGGGTGATCATGTTGGAGCTGACCCGCATCACCAACCACCTGCTTTGGTTTGGTCCCTTCTTGGCGGATTTGGGCGCCCAAACCCCCTTCCTCTACGCCATGCGGGAGCGGGAGTGGATCCTAGACTTGTTTGAAGCCGTCACCGGCATGCGCTTGATCAACAACAACTATTTCCGGGTGGGCGGCGTGGCGGTGGACTTGCCCTACGGCTGGACGGAAAAATGCCTAGACTTTTGCGAGTATTTCTTGCCCAAAGTGGATGAATACGAGCGGCTGGTTACCGACAACCCGATTTTCCGCCGGCGGCTGGAAGGGGTGGGAGCCATCTCCAAGCAAGACGCCATCAACTGGGGTCTGTCGGGTCCCATGTTGCGGGCCTGCGGCGTCAACTGGGATCTGCGCAAAGTGGATCACTACGAGTGCTACGACGACTTCGACTGGGAGGTGGCCGTTTACCCCGAAGGGGATTGCCTGGCCCGCTATCGGGTGCGCATGAAAGAGATGCGGGAGTCCTGCAAGATCGTGCAGCAAGCGGTGAAGGCTCTGCCGGGCGGCCCCTTTGAAAACCTAGAAGCCAAGCGCATGCTGGAGGGGCCGAAGTCGGAGTGGAACAAAGGGGACTACCAGTTCATCAGCAAAAAGCCTTCCGCCAATTTCAAGATCCCCAAAGGGGAAGCCTACGTGCGGGTGGAGAGCGCCAAAGGAGAGCTGGGCATTTACATCGTGGGAGACGACAACGTCTGCCCGTGGCGCTGGAAGATCCGCCCCCCCGGCTTTGTCAATTTGCAGGTACTGCCTCAGTTGATTCGCGGCATGAAGGTAGCCGACATGATCGCCATCCTCGGCAGCATTGACATCATCATGGGCGAGGTGGATCGCTAA